The Methanobacterium sp. Maddingley MBC34 genome has a window encoding:
- a CDS encoding methanogenesis marker radical SAM protein (PFAM: Radical SAM superfamily; Protein of unknown function (DUF512)~TIGRFAM: methanogenesis marker radical SAM protein) has product MQIIADVGGIPGKDCRGFCKYCYFRKVKEAEPLGCRSCLPGTFGCEQCTSGVRETKNEFIPPFMVINSVKTSLMMGNFREDDLKINISGGGDVSCYPHLLDITSAFSQWEIPIHLGYTSGKGIDDPQIANDLLSHGVEEVTFTVFSTNPELRKTWMGDKNPQASLDALKRFSEGCDVHAAAVIVPGVNDGEALRETCADLEKWGAKAFILMRFANYRNQGLILGNEPIIEGVEPHSLQEFEELVRSINQEFNLRVTGTPVCDPENDSPFALTRKKNLHYLEILSDVTSEATILTSKIAKPYIERVFNAIGASDLVNVVAADQDIGCLITQKDLEELELGDLKETVIIPGRAFVHDKKATEILSRDGTERIVARGPDKLSVDGEMSGTLSQNDVLKTELIAFEDLIECINFFGVRKK; this is encoded by the coding sequence ATGCAAATAATCGCAGATGTAGGTGGAATACCTGGTAAAGACTGTAGAGGCTTCTGTAAATATTGTTATTTTCGCAAGGTTAAAGAAGCAGAACCCCTAGGATGCAGATCATGTCTTCCCGGTACTTTTGGTTGTGAACAATGTACTTCAGGAGTGAGGGAAACAAAAAATGAATTCATTCCCCCATTCATGGTGATTAACTCCGTTAAAACATCTCTCATGATGGGAAATTTCCGTGAAGATGATCTTAAAATAAACATCAGTGGCGGTGGAGATGTGAGTTGCTATCCTCACCTTCTGGACATTACATCCGCATTTTCCCAGTGGGAAATTCCCATTCACCTTGGTTACACCAGTGGAAAGGGTATTGATGACCCGCAAATAGCCAATGATCTCTTATCCCATGGAGTAGAAGAGGTTACCTTCACTGTATTTTCAACCAACCCTGAACTACGGAAAACCTGGATGGGTGATAAGAACCCACAGGCATCTCTTGATGCTTTAAAGAGATTTTCCGAAGGCTGTGATGTACATGCAGCTGCAGTAATCGTTCCAGGTGTTAATGATGGTGAAGCATTGCGTGAGACATGTGCGGATCTGGAAAAATGGGGCGCTAAGGCATTCATCCTCATGCGATTTGCCAACTACCGCAACCAGGGACTTATACTAGGAAATGAGCCCATAATTGAAGGGGTTGAACCACACAGCCTGCAGGAGTTTGAAGAACTGGTGCGCAGCATAAACCAGGAATTTAACCTCAGGGTAACTGGTACCCCAGTTTGTGATCCTGAAAATGACTCACCATTCGCCCTGACTCGGAAGAAAAATCTTCATTACCTAGAAATATTATCAGATGTAACATCTGAAGCAACCATATTAACCAGTAAAATTGCCAAACCCTACATTGAACGTGTCTTTAATGCCATTGGAGCTTCTGATCTGGTGAACGTGGTGGCAGCAGACCAAGATATTGGATGTCTCATCACCCAGAAGGATCTGGAAGAGTTAGAGCTTGGTGATCTAAAAGAAACCGTTATAATCCCTGGAAGGGCTTTTGTCCATGACAAAAAGGCTACTGAAATTTTAAGCAGGGATGGTACAGAACGTATTGTTGCCAGAGGCCCGGATAAACTCAGTGTTGATGGTGAGATGAGTGGTACTCTTAGCCAAAATGATGTGCTTAAGACAGAGTTAATAGCATTTGAGGATTTAATAGAATGTATTAATTTCTTTGGAGTTAGGAAAAAATAA